From a single Candidatus Kryptoniota bacterium genomic region:
- a CDS encoding ornithine cyclodeaminase family protein: protein MPLHLTEHDVSRLVGIDDALSAVESVGRSMAAGEVVFTPRNRLRMQNGFLHFMPASLEKEGVFGYKAYTSFRGQSKFLVYLFDNSSGKLLAVIEADKLGQLRTGAASGVATRVLSKKNVEYLGLIGSGYQAETQLMALARVREFKAAKVFSRNHDHAEEFCEKMQKEVRLSLKAVKDVTEVAEADVIVTATSAATPVLNGDYLRVGCHVNAIGANTLIKRELDEKTVERAGVIVIDSREQGKLECGDFIPLTEKGKLHWNNILEFQDLFNGHAKRSSEKEITIFKSQGIAPWDVSLAKFLYQRATEEKAGRQIDL from the coding sequence ATGCCGCTTCATCTAACTGAGCACGATGTATCGCGGCTGGTCGGAATTGATGACGCGCTATCGGCAGTTGAAAGCGTCGGGAGATCGATGGCGGCTGGAGAGGTGGTATTCACTCCCAGGAATAGACTCCGCATGCAAAACGGATTTCTTCATTTTATGCCGGCATCTCTTGAGAAGGAGGGTGTTTTCGGTTACAAGGCATACACAAGCTTTCGGGGCCAGTCGAAATTCCTTGTCTACCTGTTCGATAATAGTTCGGGCAAACTCCTCGCGGTGATCGAGGCTGACAAGCTGGGTCAACTAAGAACCGGGGCCGCAAGCGGTGTGGCCACGCGGGTCCTTTCAAAGAAAAATGTGGAATATCTTGGATTGATTGGATCGGGTTATCAGGCCGAGACTCAGCTGATGGCTCTTGCCCGAGTCAGGGAGTTCAAGGCAGCGAAGGTGTTCAGCAGAAACCATGACCACGCCGAAGAATTCTGCGAAAAAATGCAGAAAGAGGTCCGACTTTCACTGAAGGCGGTAAAGGATGTTACCGAGGTCGCTGAGGCTGATGTGATCGTAACTGCCACCTCCGCTGCTACGCCGGTCCTGAACGGAGATTATTTGAGAGTCGGCTGTCATGTCAATGCTATCGGTGCAAACACGCTGATCAAGAGAGAACTCGACGAGAAGACTGTCGAGCGGGCGGGCGTAATTGTGATCGACAGCCGCGAGCAGGGAAAACTCGAGTGCGGGGATTTTATTCCTCTCACCGAGAAGGGCAAGCTTCATTGGAACAACATCCTAGAATTCCAGGATCTCTTCAACGGACATGCGAAGCGGAGCAGCGAAAAAGAAATTACTATCTTCAAATCCCAGGGAATCGCACCATGGGACGTTTCCCTTGCGAAATTCTTGTACCAGCGGGCCACAGAGGAAAAGGCCGGACGACAAATCGACTTATGA
- the rlmN gene encoding 23S rRNA (adenine(2503)-C(2))-methyltransferase RlmN → MSSKVNLFGMTVDELKRYFSSIEEPSYRGAQIFGWIYQRGVNDFSTITDFTKSLRMKLESIAEIRHPEVVRTEESPTDGTIKFLIQLSDGNNIETVLIPKEKSPEEGGLVRETVCVSTQVGCPLDCLFCATGAMKYSRNLTAGEILSQVYIAQRRAKKRITNVVFMGMGEPLLNLESVLGAIRILTDDRSVNIRAKAITVSTAGIVDKLPAAADEKIKFRLAVSLHSLDDGIRDMLMPINRKHGLDKLIPAVSEFARRRRDRVTFEYILFDGLNDKKSDAAGLIKLSRTIPLKINLLRYHPLDHLSKVGLQINPEALGLKPSDRIEEFADILRSAGITVFVRSNAGEDIDGACGQLAAKNNRKKKYAKVNV, encoded by the coding sequence TTGTCATCTAAAGTCAATCTCTTCGGCATGACTGTCGACGAGCTGAAAAGATATTTCTCGTCGATCGAAGAACCTTCTTACAGGGGTGCGCAGATATTCGGGTGGATATATCAACGCGGCGTTAATGACTTCAGCACGATTACTGATTTCACTAAATCGCTTAGGATGAAACTTGAAAGCATCGCGGAGATTAGGCATCCGGAGGTTGTTCGCACGGAGGAATCGCCGACCGATGGAACCATAAAGTTCCTAATCCAACTCTCAGATGGAAACAACATAGAGACTGTCCTGATCCCGAAAGAAAAATCCCCCGAAGAGGGAGGACTGGTTCGCGAGACCGTTTGTGTCTCCACGCAGGTCGGTTGCCCTCTTGATTGTCTGTTTTGTGCAACCGGTGCAATGAAATATTCGCGCAATCTAACAGCCGGTGAGATACTGTCGCAAGTTTACATTGCCCAACGCCGCGCAAAGAAGCGGATTACGAATGTAGTTTTCATGGGCATGGGTGAACCGCTTCTGAATCTGGAGTCGGTGCTCGGAGCGATAAGAATATTGACCGATGACAGGTCGGTCAACATAAGAGCAAAAGCGATAACCGTATCAACTGCCGGCATTGTGGACAAACTGCCCGCCGCCGCGGATGAGAAAATAAAATTCAGGTTGGCTGTCTCACTTCACAGTCTCGACGACGGAATTAGAGACATGTTAATGCCCATAAACCGGAAGCACGGGTTGGACAAGCTTATTCCTGCGGTGTCGGAATTCGCCCGACGCAGGCGGGACAGGGTCACTTTCGAGTACATTCTCTTTGACGGGTTGAACGACAAAAAATCGGATGCGGCTGGACTCATAAAATTGTCACGCACGATTCCGCTAAAGATAAATCTTCTTCGATACCATCCGCTCGATCATTTGAGCAAAGTCGGTTTGCAGATAAATCCAGAAGCGCTCGGGTTGAAACCAAGTGATCGAATTGAGGAATTTGCGGACATCCTCAGGTCAGCGGGGATAACTGTGTTCGTCAGATCGAACGCAGGAGAAGACATCGATGGCGCTTGCGGTCAACTTGCAGCAAAAAACAATCGAAAGAAAAAATACGCAAAGGTGAATGTATGA
- a CDS encoding adenylate kinase, with the protein MIIILFGPPGVGKGTQAKILSRKNNIVHIATGDILREAIARGSELGKKAKSFMDRGELVPDDVVIGIIEDRLKEKDALKGFVLDGFPRTLPQAEALDKVFSRSGIRVDSVVIMEVDKDVLMERLTSRRVCRNCGSIFNLQADHLAGPKCPKCGGELYQRDDDKRETIERRFEVYQKQTKPVREFYSKKKMLIEVDGIGEIDDVTKRLDEAVSRSRKI; encoded by the coding sequence ATGATAATCATTCTGTTCGGGCCGCCGGGCGTCGGAAAGGGAACGCAGGCGAAAATTCTGTCGAGGAAAAATAATATTGTCCATATCGCGACCGGCGACATTTTAAGAGAAGCCATCGCGCGGGGATCGGAACTCGGGAAGAAAGCGAAATCATTCATGGATCGCGGGGAACTCGTCCCGGATGATGTCGTAATAGGTATCATTGAGGACAGGCTAAAAGAAAAAGATGCGCTGAAGGGATTCGTGCTCGACGGATTCCCAAGGACCTTGCCCCAGGCTGAAGCGCTCGACAAGGTCTTCTCAAGATCGGGGATACGAGTCGACAGTGTTGTGATCATGGAAGTCGACAAGGATGTGTTGATGGAAAGGCTCACTTCGAGGCGCGTCTGCCGGAACTGCGGATCGATATTTAACCTGCAGGCGGACCATCTTGCCGGTCCGAAGTGCCCGAAATGCGGCGGCGAGCTCTATCAGCGTGACGACGACAAACGCGAGACTATTGAGCGCCGATTCGAAGTCTATCAAAAACAGACAAAACCGGTCAGAGAATTCTATTCAAAGAAGAAAATGCTTATCGAAGTGGATGGCATCGGAGAAATAGATGATGTGACAAAAAGGCTGGACGAAGCCGTCTCAAGAAGTCGCAAAATTTGA
- a CDS encoding DUF6588 family protein: MRKTISAVMVVFVLAGFANAQDLGSSLGKVASPYAQAYVAPFVNSFGVDMNSGLFHGATMTGLLPLGLHLYIGVQVGAAFVGSADKSFSLSYEDTEYITIGGVTTAHPATVTAQGPTIFGDKTPGSVTYTPHEALLPTTTQPTIGGLVSTSIAPLPIPQLGLGTLFGTDVMVRFLPKIKLSSYGSLQLFGFTIRHSISQYIPLVPVDVAVQLGIQNFSIKDSTGGNLLKTSAFAANVEVSKTFAILTIYGGLQYESSSVDFTYSFTPNPGATPIPVSFNMKGKNHFRVLAGLSLGLGPLTINGDYDLGAVSSATVGVGFSI, from the coding sequence ATGCGTAAAACCATTTCCGCAGTTATGGTGGTCTTCGTGCTTGCTGGCTTTGCGAACGCGCAGGATCTCGGTTCCAGCCTGGGCAAAGTGGCATCCCCGTACGCCCAAGCGTACGTTGCCCCGTTTGTTAATTCGTTTGGCGTTGATATGAATTCCGGTCTCTTCCATGGAGCGACCATGACCGGCTTGCTCCCCTTGGGACTTCACCTTTATATAGGCGTACAGGTCGGCGCAGCTTTTGTCGGGAGTGCCGACAAGTCTTTCTCCCTCAGCTATGAGGACACCGAGTACATAACGATCGGCGGTGTAACTACCGCTCATCCTGCCACGGTGACCGCCCAGGGACCGACAATCTTTGGGGACAAGACTCCCGGGTCTGTCACTTACACTCCACATGAGGCACTACTTCCAACGACAACTCAGCCAACGATAGGCGGATTGGTCAGCACGAGCATCGCTCCTCTTCCGATTCCCCAACTCGGACTGGGGACACTCTTCGGAACTGACGTCATGGTACGATTCCTTCCGAAGATCAAATTGTCGAGCTACGGTTCTTTGCAACTCTTCGGCTTCACCATAAGACACAGCATCAGTCAGTATATTCCTCTGGTGCCGGTAGATGTCGCAGTGCAACTCGGAATCCAGAATTTCTCAATCAAAGACTCGACGGGTGGAAACCTCCTGAAGACTTCCGCTTTTGCGGCCAACGTTGAAGTGAGCAAGACGTTTGCTATCCTCACCATTTATGGCGGACTTCAATACGAAAGTTCAAGCGTCGATTTTACTTATTCGTTTACTCCGAATCCAGGTGCAACTCCGATACCGGTATCATTCAACATGAAAGGCAAGAACCATTTTAGAGTTCTGGCCGGACTCAGCCTCGGACTTGGCCCATTAACAATAAACGGCGATTATGACCTTGGCGCAGTCAGCTCGGCGACTGTGGGCGTTGGTTTTTCCATTTAG
- a CDS encoding S8 family serine peptidase, which produces MRLRLLSRAAFVVFAVLIASACMCARALANAHGGNRASAPQERTTTINPAKLALPGVVVVKFKPGVQQSLQDLYNVPELPGRILKEADLASMKPMLQMLRIKLDKSSALLNNIYIIHYSGSITPAFLSQSLMKNPDILYAEPHYIYKINDVTFTPNDSLLSDQYALPLIQAFQAWDVTQGDTSVAIGIVDTGVDWMHPDLYANIWHNWKDINSGWSGDADGFVADSIGWDFGGSSGAPDNNPMEDAPYHGTHVAGIAAAVSNNSIGIAGVAPHCKIMAVKVAEGDQVDPSSGEPYILYGFEGIAYAADNGARVINCSWGGVGYSQFEQDVINYATSEGALVVAAAGNDGNQEFQTPAYYDNVLSVAATDAQDSKTYFTNYSYNVSVSAPGMSIWSTWGTNTYAELSGTSMATPCASGVAALVASKFPHYTPEQILEQVRVTSDNIDTINTNTGYVHMLGYGRVNAYRAVTVSSPAVKIDNIVCSDSVFGNNDGNFTDGETIQVFGTATDLLNPATNLQLTLTSSDPYVTVVNSNLTIGALQTLASKSLNSNPMSFKVADGVPAGHIATFLIEIRDGSYSDYKVFAVLLKPLFNQLKANDVLTTITAKGNIGFNDYPDNSQGIGFIYSPDVNNVLFEGAFMAGKSSSNVVDVARDSTGNEESNDFLPSALVTVQSPGPTADQEGVAVFSDSIALKNMMGIHVTLHTYAFERDSTSNFVILKYTIHNLNPTPINNFFGGLFLDWDVGTNGANNIAAYDRSYQLGYAYDTTRSQRTFAGCALLQGGSPNFTAIDNADPVNGIYQGFTKLHKWQAMSEGILDPKAGPSDVSMVVSAGPVVIPPNQDTALVFILAAGDTLQDLERAVVVAREIYGTPTQVVTPPPIPVIASLAQNFPNPFNPSTTIQANVFSKSRITLEVFNILGQKVRTIADQEVEAGIRNFIFNSESLPSGAYFVQLKAVSGTQTYIDRIKIAIIK; this is translated from the coding sequence TTGAGACTTCGACTTCTTTCCCGCGCCGCGTTTGTCGTCTTTGCGGTCCTCATTGCGAGCGCCTGCATGTGTGCACGCGCTCTTGCCAACGCGCATGGCGGCAACCGTGCATCTGCGCCGCAGGAGAGGACCACGACAATAAATCCCGCAAAACTTGCCCTTCCCGGAGTCGTGGTAGTCAAGTTCAAGCCTGGTGTTCAACAATCGCTGCAGGATCTCTACAACGTGCCCGAGCTTCCGGGCAGGATCTTGAAGGAAGCCGATCTCGCTTCAATGAAGCCGATGCTCCAAATGCTGAGGATCAAATTGGACAAGTCCTCAGCGCTCTTGAATAATATTTACATCATCCATTATTCCGGCTCAATTACTCCGGCATTTCTGTCTCAGTCCTTAATGAAGAACCCGGATATTTTGTACGCAGAACCTCACTACATTTACAAAATCAATGATGTCACATTCACTCCAAACGATTCACTTCTCTCAGATCAGTATGCGCTTCCGCTGATACAGGCATTTCAGGCGTGGGACGTTACGCAGGGCGACACATCGGTCGCAATAGGGATCGTTGACACGGGAGTGGACTGGATGCATCCGGATTTGTACGCGAACATCTGGCACAATTGGAAGGACATCAATAGCGGATGGAGCGGTGACGCTGACGGCTTTGTCGCTGACTCTATTGGGTGGGATTTCGGCGGGAGCAGCGGCGCCCCGGACAACAATCCCATGGAAGATGCACCGTACCATGGAACACATGTTGCGGGTATCGCTGCCGCAGTTTCGAATAACTCCATAGGTATCGCCGGCGTGGCGCCGCACTGCAAGATAATGGCGGTTAAAGTTGCAGAGGGCGACCAGGTAGATCCGAGCTCCGGTGAACCGTACATTCTCTATGGCTTTGAGGGGATTGCGTACGCGGCTGACAACGGCGCGAGAGTAATAAACTGCAGCTGGGGCGGCGTCGGTTATTCTCAGTTCGAACAGGACGTGATCAACTATGCAACTTCGGAGGGCGCTCTCGTCGTGGCGGCGGCAGGAAATGATGGTAATCAGGAATTCCAGACACCTGCCTATTATGACAATGTGCTCTCTGTTGCAGCAACCGACGCTCAAGACTCAAAGACTTATTTTACAAATTACAGTTACAATGTCTCGGTTTCGGCTCCAGGAATGTCAATCTGGTCGACCTGGGGTACCAATACCTACGCAGAGCTGAGTGGAACATCGATGGCAACGCCATGTGCGTCCGGGGTAGCAGCCCTTGTTGCGAGCAAATTCCCGCATTATACACCGGAGCAAATACTTGAACAGGTTCGAGTCACCTCGGATAATATCGATACAATAAATACAAATACCGGCTATGTCCATATGTTAGGTTACGGACGCGTAAACGCGTATCGTGCCGTCACCGTCTCTTCACCCGCAGTGAAGATAGACAATATCGTATGCAGCGACTCGGTGTTTGGAAATAACGACGGCAATTTTACTGACGGCGAGACTATCCAGGTATTCGGGACCGCCACCGACTTGTTGAATCCTGCGACAAACCTCCAGCTCACTCTGACTTCCTCTGATCCCTATGTCACCGTCGTAAATAGTAATTTGACTATTGGGGCTCTTCAGACACTGGCTAGCAAGAGTCTGAACAGCAATCCCATGAGCTTCAAAGTCGCGGATGGTGTACCCGCCGGACACATAGCTACATTTCTCATTGAGATTCGGGACGGGAGCTATAGTGACTACAAAGTGTTCGCTGTCTTGCTGAAGCCTCTTTTCAACCAGCTGAAGGCAAACGATGTCCTAACAACTATAACGGCGAAAGGAAATATTGGCTTCAACGATTATCCGGATAATTCACAAGGCATAGGATTTATTTATTCGCCGGACGTTAACAATGTCCTCTTCGAGGGAGCGTTCATGGCAGGGAAGTCAAGCTCAAACGTAGTGGACGTCGCCCGCGATTCCACCGGTAATGAGGAGTCGAACGATTTTCTACCGTCGGCGTTGGTGACGGTACAGTCACCCGGTCCAACGGCGGATCAGGAAGGTGTTGCTGTTTTCAGCGATAGCATCGCATTAAAAAATATGATGGGAATTCATGTTACTCTCCACACCTATGCGTTTGAAAGGGATTCGACAAGCAATTTTGTCATCCTCAAATACACAATTCACAATCTCAATCCCACACCGATCAACAATTTCTTCGGCGGGCTCTTTCTCGATTGGGATGTAGGTACCAATGGCGCGAATAACATTGCGGCGTATGACAGATCTTACCAACTCGGTTACGCGTACGATACGACGCGCTCTCAAAGGACATTTGCCGGTTGCGCCTTACTGCAGGGCGGGAGTCCAAATTTCACGGCAATAGATAACGCGGACCCTGTCAACGGAATCTACCAGGGGTTCACGAAGCTCCATAAGTGGCAGGCGATGTCGGAAGGTATACTTGATCCGAAAGCGGGTCCGAGCGATGTGTCGATGGTCGTATCGGCAGGCCCTGTTGTTATTCCACCGAATCAAGATACGGCGCTGGTCTTCATCCTGGCAGCGGGGGATACGCTGCAAGATCTCGAGCGCGCGGTAGTAGTGGCAAGAGAAATCTATGGCACGCCGACTCAGGTCGTGACTCCGCCGCCCATTCCGGTGATAGCTTCACTTGCCCAGAACTTTCCAAATCCATTTAACCCCAGCACCACAATCCAGGCAAACGTTTTCTCAAAGTCGAGAATTACGCTGGAAGTCTTCAACATCCTGGGTCAGAAAGTGAGAACTATTGCAGACCAAGAAGTTGAGGCCGGCATTCGCAATTTCATTTTTAATTCTGAGAGTCTGCCAAGCGGGGCTTACTTCGTCCAGCTGAAAGCGGTTTCCGGAACCCAGACTTACATCGACCGGATCAAAATTGCCATAATAAAATGA